In the genome of Colletes latitarsis isolate SP2378_abdomen chromosome 9, iyColLati1, whole genome shotgun sequence, one region contains:
- the Mnn1 gene encoding menin 1 — MAGFRDEDKALFPIQSISSIVQIFQNQLENSSEPDLALLSILVGAVENSLTCNRTFASQEATVYDEPKLPAVEFHIAEALYTKFHAVIKGAVDLTVYDTKYATRELVKKVSDVIWNSLTRSYYKDRAHLQSLYSYLTANKLDCFGVAFAVVAGCQVLGFKDVHLAMSEDHAWVVYGEDGTETAEVTWHGKGNEDKRGQPVEPGVASRSWLYVNGQAVVCSRAMEVATIVSAINPSLSATADAAEVALLQQELLWLLYDLGHLAKYPMALGNLGDLEEAAPTPGRPPAIDLFQEAIRTARKYYGNAHVYPYTYQGGYLYRHGLHANALSSWADAADVLRKYDYSRDDGEIYKELLEIANELIPHTVRADERLLRQPRCFAYLLRFYDGICQWEEGANTPVLHIGWARPLVNTISKFDAGIRAQVIIECYDVEAKQEEERAQKRETSPEETLNNNNNNYCKTKERGNTARDLIKSLESKVPSNPAPMHPSIQALTAACSEKILNRDYLLQGGGEPFVAPPDDALPPAPSTSQENLDPEVETDSENERPRITLYSQKMKGLKDLLLAEKLNTHAISLQLTAQSQVQIGKKSRGSDDVGVSQRPKRTRRE, encoded by the exons ATGGCGGGTTTTCGAGACGAGGATAAGGCTCTGTTCCCTATACAGAGCATCTCCTCCATCGTGCAGATTTTCCAGAACCAGCTGGAAAACAGCTCGGAGCCGGATCTGGCTTTGCTCTCGATTCTCGTCGGCGCGGTTGAGAATTCCCTAACCTGCAATCGAACATTTGCGTCGCAGGAAGCCACTGTTTACGACGAGCCGAAATTGCCGGCAGTCGAGTTTCACATCGCGGAGGCACTTTACACCAAGTTCCACGCTGTGATCAAGGGAGCGGTCGATCTCACGGTTTACGACACCAAATACGCGACTAGAGAACTCGTAAAAAAGGTCTCAGACGTGATATGGAATTCTCTCACTAGAAGCTACTATAAAGATCGCGCGCATTTGCAAAGCCTCTATAGCTACCTCACAGCGAATAAACTGGATTGTTTCGGGGTGGCCTTCGCCGTGGTCGCCGGTTGTCAGGTGTTGGGATTTAAAGATGTGCATCTTGCTATGTCTGAGGACCATGCCTGGGTGGTTTATGGAGAGGATGGAACAGAAACAGCAGAGGTTACATGGCATG GAAAGGGAAACGAAGATAAACGTGGACAACCGGTTGAGCCTGGTGTGGCTTCAAGATCGTGGTTGTACGTGAATGGACAGGCTGTTGTATGCTCCAGGGCTATGGAAGTTGCTACCATAGTATCGGCTATTAATCCTAGTTTAAGCGCTACTGCTGATGCAGCAGAAGTGGCACTGCTTCAGCAGGAACTATTATGGTTGTTATACGATTTGGGTCATCTGGCAAAATATCCTATGGCTCTGGGTAATCTGGGAGATCTCGAGGAGGCTGCGCCTACTCCAGGTAGACCTCCAGCCATAGACCTGTTTCAG GAAGCCATACGAACAGCGAGAAAGTATTACGGGAATGCCCACGTATATCCTTATACCTATCAAGGCGGTTATTTGTACAGACACGGGCTGCACGCCAACGCGTTGTCGTCGTGGGCAGACGCGGCAGACGTTTTAAGAAA GTACGACTATTCGAGGGACGACGGAGAAATATATAAGGAACTGTTGGAAATAGCAAACGAGTTGATACCGCACACAGTGCGAGCGGACGAACGTCTGTTACGACAACCGCGAtgtttcgcgtacctgttgagGTTTTACGATGGAATATGCCAGTGGGAAGAGGGCGCGAATACACCGGTACTGCATATAGGATGGGCTCGACCTTTGGTGAACACCATCTCAAAGTTCGACGCCGGTATTCGCGCTCAGGTCATTATAGAGTGTTACGACGTGGAGGCGAAACAAGAGGAGGAGAGGGCGCAGAAGAGGGAGACCAGCCCGGAAGAGACattaaacaacaacaacaacaattatTGTAAGACGAAGGAGAGGGGCAACACGGCACGCGATTTGATCAAAAGCTTAGAGTCGAAAGTACCTTCTAATCCAGCGCCGATGCATCCTAGTATTCAAGCCTTGACCGCGGCGTGCAGCGAGAAAATACTTAACAGAGATTACCTCTTGCAAGGTGGTGGAGAACCGTTCGTCGCTCCGCCGGACGACGCTCTGCCGCCTGCACCTTCCACTTCTCAGGAGAACCTTGATCCCGAGGTAGAGACTGATTCCGAGAACGAGAGGCCAAGGATAACGTTGTACAGTCAGAAGATGAAGGGTCTGAAAGACCTGTTGCTGGCCGAAAAGCTGAACACGCACGCGATCTCGTTGCAGCTAACCGCGCAGAGTCAGGTACAAATCGGTAAGAAGTCGCGCGGCAGCGACGACGTTGGAGTCAGTCAGCGTCCAAAGAGGACGCGTCGGGAATAG
- the LOC143345533 gene encoding anaphase-promoting complex subunit 11-like isoform X3, whose product MKVTIKGWTGVATWRWIANDDNCGICRMPFDASCPDCKIPGDDCPLVWGQCSHCFHIHCIMKWLHSQQTSHQCPMCRQEWKFKE is encoded by the exons ATGAAAGTCACGATAAAAG GTTGGACCGGTGTCGCTACCTGGCGTTGGATTGCGAACGATGACAATTGTGGTATATGCAGAATGCCTTTTGATGCTAGTTGTCCGGATTGCAAAATTCCTGGAGACGATTGTCCGTTGG TTTGGGGTCAATGTTCGCATTGCTTCCATATACACTGCATCATGAAGTGGCTGCACTCCCAACAAACCAGTCATCAATGTCCGATGTGTCGTCAGGAATGGAAGTTCAAGGAGTAG